From Actinomyces slackii, a single genomic window includes:
- the pabB gene encoding aminodeoxychorismate synthase component I — MKILLIDNYDSYTYNLYQVLARFGDVQVLKNDDDSLRVMNFSMFHAVVVSPGPGNPANLGDFGYASTVYSLPELPVLGVCLGHQGLAVAAQGRVVEAPEPLHGFVGGMVHYGDPLFAGVPRRFSAVRYHSLSVSEPVSDDMKVIARSESDGLVMGLRHRRRPHWGVQFHPESVATTYGEQIIANFLNLALDWLVDHGKVDSKFRDDELVRYANVLQLSSNADGVKLAEFFDCMYGNWVWLDCARVSNANAKYSYFVPAGVLRNDLVRYDSAEADVLTIERDGLVRERLHTDVFGYLKSKLRQPKISNMSAIPGTFKGGYVGYFGYEMKAKCGLNAFHSASTPDSIWVKSLNYVVLDHVEDRAYAVEIGDSADGASWPEQLRDSFQEWSSRLGKDNTASESGSTTVSCSSELPDDNFVRKLARSRDDYVEQISKIKSELHKGNTYEVCLTNILHAGYDDDASLRKYFELRASNPAPYAAFLKLGGLTVYCSSPECFLTVSSDGVVRSRPIKGTAPRSLDPATDSKRREALAADRKTVAENLMIVDLVRNDLGRVCKPGSVTVPDYMMVESYETVHQLVSTIRGDIRDDRDTIDAIQASFPPGSMTGAPKVRTTDIIDRLETSARGIYSGSIGYLSYDGAADLNVVIRTAVAYDDEIGIGSGGAIVLDSDPDEEYREMLLKAKALVRVFL, encoded by the coding sequence ATGAAGATTCTTCTCATCGACAATTATGATTCCTACACCTACAATCTGTACCAGGTTCTTGCACGTTTTGGAGATGTGCAGGTGCTTAAAAACGATGATGACAGTCTGAGAGTCATGAATTTTAGCATGTTTCATGCGGTGGTCGTGTCGCCAGGTCCTGGCAATCCTGCTAACCTTGGAGATTTTGGTTATGCGTCCACTGTGTACAGCCTTCCCGAGCTCCCAGTGCTCGGAGTATGCCTTGGCCATCAGGGACTCGCTGTCGCTGCGCAGGGAAGGGTCGTAGAGGCTCCTGAGCCGCTCCATGGGTTTGTAGGAGGTATGGTGCACTATGGTGACCCGCTCTTCGCGGGTGTACCGCGTCGTTTTTCGGCTGTTAGATACCACTCTTTGTCAGTTAGCGAACCGGTCTCCGATGACATGAAGGTGATAGCACGGTCTGAAAGCGATGGACTGGTGATGGGCCTGCGACACCGTCGGCGTCCTCACTGGGGGGTTCAGTTTCATCCTGAGTCTGTTGCAACGACCTATGGCGAACAGATTATTGCTAATTTTTTAAATCTGGCGCTGGATTGGCTCGTTGATCATGGGAAGGTGGATAGTAAATTTCGTGACGATGAGTTAGTTCGCTACGCTAACGTATTACAGCTCTCTAGCAACGCGGATGGCGTTAAGCTGGCGGAGTTCTTTGACTGTATGTATGGAAATTGGGTTTGGCTAGATTGTGCCCGCGTTTCGAATGCGAACGCCAAATACTCATATTTTGTGCCTGCAGGAGTCTTGAGAAACGACCTAGTTCGTTATGATTCTGCTGAAGCCGATGTACTGACGATCGAGCGCGACGGATTGGTGAGAGAGAGGCTGCATACTGATGTATTTGGTTATTTAAAGAGCAAGTTGCGGCAGCCGAAGATTAGCAACATGAGTGCTATTCCCGGAACATTCAAAGGTGGCTACGTGGGGTATTTCGGTTATGAGATGAAGGCCAAGTGTGGCCTTAATGCATTTCACTCAGCATCGACTCCGGATTCTATCTGGGTGAAGAGCCTTAATTATGTGGTGTTGGATCACGTCGAAGACCGTGCCTACGCTGTCGAGATCGGCGACAGCGCAGACGGAGCAAGTTGGCCTGAGCAACTGCGTGACAGCTTTCAGGAGTGGAGCAGTAGGCTCGGGAAAGACAACACTGCGTCTGAGAGCGGAAGCACGACCGTTTCATGTTCTTCCGAGCTTCCCGATGACAATTTTGTTCGCAAGCTAGCACGGTCAAGAGATGACTATGTCGAGCAAATCTCAAAGATTAAGTCTGAACTCCACAAGGGGAACACCTATGAAGTATGCCTGACTAATATTCTTCATGCAGGCTATGATGATGATGCGAGTTTGCGGAAGTACTTTGAGCTCCGCGCCTCGAACCCAGCTCCGTATGCAGCGTTCCTTAAACTCGGCGGGCTTACGGTTTACTGCAGCTCGCCTGAGTGTTTTCTAACCGTGAGTTCCGACGGCGTGGTTAGAAGTCGTCCCATTAAAGGAACAGCTCCTCGTAGCCTTGACCCAGCTACCGACTCTAAGCGAAGAGAAGCGTTGGCAGCGGATAGAAAGACTGTTGCCGAGAATCTTATGATCGTCGATTTGGTGCGTAACGATCTGGGTCGCGTGTGTAAACCTGGCTCGGTTACGGTTCCCGACTATATGATGGTCGAGTCGTACGAGACAGTCCATCAGTTGGTGTCTACTATTCGCGGAGATATTCGTGACGATCGCGACACGATCGACGCCATCCAGGCAAGTTTTCCGCCTGGCTCGATGACAGGGGCACCAAAGGTGCGAACAACAGACATTATTGATCGCCTAGAGACTTCTGCTCGGGGGATT
- a CDS encoding DsbA family protein — MIEKDVVWYASIRSPYSWLALERAAQDGCSRLLDVSTMRMFFEPQKGTQERLEADGVRFHYTPMSKAKHLYILRDVRRLALKHGIERITWPIDTAVNWEISTVLCQQVLDEDQKMGKRLVMAISRARWTKGLDVGSESELMSVLESVGSHPRATDSTRHNVLDMVATRMDKDGVFGVPLFKVGREPFWGYDRLDDAEACYRERCQEAQPRSLGDRSTEPTSHDVSAEGHAGGCG, encoded by the coding sequence ATGATTGAGAAAGATGTCGTTTGGTACGCTTCAATACGAAGCCCATATTCTTGGCTTGCGTTAGAGCGTGCTGCACAAGACGGATGCAGCAGGCTGCTCGACGTGTCTACAATGAGAATGTTCTTTGAGCCTCAGAAGGGCACTCAAGAGCGCCTTGAAGCGGACGGTGTCAGATTTCACTATACACCTATGAGCAAGGCTAAGCACCTCTATATTCTTAGGGATGTTCGTCGGCTTGCTTTGAAGCACGGCATCGAGCGAATTACATGGCCGATCGACACAGCAGTCAATTGGGAGATAAGCACGGTGCTTTGCCAACAGGTGCTTGATGAAGATCAGAAGATGGGCAAGCGTCTGGTTATGGCCATCAGTCGGGCAAGGTGGACTAAGGGTCTCGACGTGGGTAGTGAATCGGAGTTGATGAGCGTGCTGGAGAGCGTTGGATCGCACCCTAGAGCTACGGATAGTACTCGGCACAATGTGCTCGACATGGTTGCGACACGGATGGACAAAGACGGTGTGTTTGGAGTTCCATTATTCAAGGTCGGACGCGAACCTTTTTGGGGCTATGACAGGCTGGATGACGCTGAGGCGTGCTACAGAGAACGGTGTCAGGAGGCCCAGCCACGATCGCTTGGTGACAGATCAACTGAACCGACTTCTCACGACGTATCTGCTGAAGGGCATGCTGGAGGATGCGGATAG
- a CDS encoding SDR family oxidoreductase, protein MKQAESQGPVAVVTGGSRGIGRAIVRHLSNVGYSGGFCYQSDTASADSTLQEIGGDSWISRQVDVRNADKVKAFVDEVAHRYGRLDLAVHSAGIVGDALLPAMSPELWESVVQTNLTGAFNLCRASSTQMMRSKSGSIVLVGSIVGRDGNIGQANYSASKAGLIGLCKSAAVELARWQIRVNVVAPGFIVTDMTEELVEHKKASFLDRVPLRRFGQPEDIAKAVLFLGSSASSYITRQTIYVDGGMLV, encoded by the coding sequence ATGAAGCAAGCAGAAAGCCAAGGGCCTGTAGCGGTTGTCACCGGTGGCTCGAGAGGAATCGGGCGCGCTATTGTTCGTCATTTGTCTAATGTCGGATATAGCGGCGGATTTTGCTACCAGTCCGACACTGCAAGTGCTGATTCTACTCTGCAAGAGATTGGCGGCGACAGTTGGATTAGTCGCCAGGTAGATGTCAGGAACGCGGACAAGGTGAAGGCATTCGTCGACGAGGTCGCGCATAGGTACGGTCGGTTGGATCTAGCGGTACACTCGGCAGGCATTGTAGGCGATGCGCTCCTTCCAGCCATGTCTCCCGAGCTGTGGGAAAGCGTGGTACAAACCAATCTGACGGGTGCGTTCAATTTGTGTCGCGCAAGTAGTACGCAGATGATGCGGTCGAAAAGCGGGTCTATCGTCCTAGTAGGGTCCATAGTTGGTCGGGATGGCAACATCGGTCAGGCCAACTACAGCGCGTCGAAGGCAGGTCTGATCGGGCTCTGTAAGTCAGCTGCTGTGGAGCTAGCTAGATGGCAGATTAGGGTTAACGTTGTTGCGCCTGGGTTTATTGTTACTGACATGACAGAAGAACTGGTGGAACACAAGAAAGCCAGCTTTCTTGATCGAGTTCCGCTTAGAAGATTCGGACAGCCTGAGGACATAGCGAAGGCGGTGTTGTTTTTAGGAAGTTCGGCAAGCAGCTACATTACTCGGCAGACCATCTATGTAGACGGAGGAATGTTGGTATGA
- a CDS encoding beta-ketoacyl synthase N-terminal-like domain-containing protein yields the protein MRSAKQHTLFDAHGELNERSIRNLDRSSALLLSSVKRLGSDWKTGVVPKDQLGVIVGTSFGSISSTVNFTQDSFTESRPYLVNPAKFPNTVMNFAAAQAAIWNGLKGPNATIAGGAGSLFVAATYGQRLMRSGQASGLVVGVSEESSPERDTIESAAREQHTEIIEGAASFLVTHKPNVFDQSRPQAELRLWRPVQAARLSDLQYSVERWFRDISLSQTSVGEPAVVTAVGESELCDAVLGHVGVEFGSKRTVKLGWEGCSLGAWGGGLALSLALDNLAADEPWLIITTDELHQTVTAALVSPA from the coding sequence TTGCGCAGCGCAAAACAACATACGTTGTTCGATGCGCATGGCGAGCTGAATGAGCGAAGCATCCGTAATCTAGATAGGAGTAGCGCACTCCTGCTGAGTTCGGTGAAACGTCTTGGCAGTGATTGGAAGACAGGAGTTGTTCCTAAAGATCAGCTGGGAGTGATTGTCGGGACTTCGTTCGGTTCAATCTCGAGTACCGTGAACTTTACTCAAGACAGTTTTACTGAGTCCCGCCCCTATCTTGTTAATCCTGCAAAATTTCCAAACACAGTGATGAACTTTGCTGCAGCTCAGGCAGCGATCTGGAACGGCTTGAAGGGACCCAATGCGACTATTGCCGGAGGTGCTGGATCACTTTTCGTAGCAGCAACCTACGGGCAGCGGCTGATGCGCTCCGGTCAGGCTTCTGGTCTTGTTGTCGGAGTTTCTGAGGAATCGTCTCCTGAGCGTGATACGATAGAGTCCGCCGCAAGAGAACAGCACACAGAAATTATTGAGGGCGCCGCTAGTTTCTTGGTTACCCATAAGCCGAATGTTTTTGATCAATCGCGGCCACAGGCCGAGTTGCGTCTTTGGCGTCCCGTGCAAGCGGCTCGCCTGTCTGACTTGCAGTATTCGGTAGAGCGTTGGTTTAGGGACATCTCTTTGTCTCAGACGTCGGTTGGCGAACCCGCAGTGGTGACTGCGGTTGGTGAATCGGAGTTGTGTGATGCCGTCCTTGGTCACGTCGGAGTCGAGTTCGGCTCGAAACGGACCGTTAAGCTAGGCTGGGAGGGGTGCAGCTTAGGCGCTTGGGGTGGCGGCTTGGCGCTGTCTTTGGCGCTAGACAATCTGGCCGCGGACGAACCATGGCTTATAATCACTACCGACGAACTGCATCAGACCGTGACGGCTGCGCTGGTGTCTCCCGCCTGA
- a CDS encoding beta-ketoacyl-[acyl-carrier-protein] synthase family protein: MNSKTRVVVTGIGPVSPIGTGKDEYADALISGSSGASEISAFSTDGFEQTTACEVANLPRDPQLERASQFAVTAALLAVEDAQLSSDRLSRAATAVYVGTTDGESQCLDAISERLLSETKPSCMEAIQSFPLNLSRSVVSSLGLKDVEYMTIATACSAGNYAVGAGYDAIRSGDVELAIVGGADALCRKTFTGFYRLGTVAPERCQPFDLNRRGILTAEGAGMMVLESLEHAVARGAHIYAEVAGYAINCDAKHPVAPDVEGVKACMNKALQLADIQAEEVDLISAHGTGTRSNDVSECNALMSVFNGHLPPVISMKSMLGHTMGASSALAVIGCLLAMENQVIPPTINFETPDPECPVDCVPNRARQARLDVVMNDGLAFGGNNAVVLLRRVKLDRQSAE, from the coding sequence ATGAATTCGAAAACGAGAGTTGTAGTAACCGGAATAGGTCCCGTTTCTCCGATCGGGACTGGCAAGGATGAGTATGCTGATGCGCTAATCAGCGGGTCCAGCGGTGCCTCAGAAATTAGTGCATTCTCTACAGATGGATTCGAACAGACTACCGCTTGCGAAGTAGCCAATCTGCCACGAGATCCGCAATTGGAACGCGCATCACAGTTCGCCGTGACCGCCGCCCTACTCGCAGTGGAAGACGCGCAGCTTTCTTCGGATCGGTTGAGTAGAGCGGCGACGGCAGTCTATGTTGGCACTACAGATGGAGAATCGCAGTGCCTTGATGCGATATCCGAACGTCTTTTGTCTGAAACGAAGCCGTCATGCATGGAGGCAATTCAGTCATTTCCTCTGAATCTTTCGAGAAGTGTCGTAAGTAGTCTCGGCTTAAAGGATGTCGAGTACATGACAATAGCTACCGCATGTAGCGCCGGAAACTACGCTGTGGGCGCAGGATATGACGCTATACGTTCTGGCGATGTCGAGCTTGCGATTGTTGGCGGTGCCGACGCACTATGTAGGAAGACTTTTACAGGATTCTATCGCCTTGGAACTGTCGCTCCCGAACGTTGCCAGCCGTTCGATCTTAACAGGAGAGGAATCCTTACAGCCGAAGGCGCTGGAATGATGGTGCTTGAATCTCTTGAGCATGCGGTTGCAAGAGGGGCTCACATCTACGCAGAAGTCGCGGGGTATGCGATCAACTGCGACGCTAAGCATCCTGTGGCTCCCGACGTGGAAGGGGTGAAGGCATGCATGAACAAGGCTTTGCAGCTTGCTGATATTCAGGCAGAGGAGGTTGATCTCATTTCGGCTCATGGAACTGGAACACGGTCCAATGATGTCAGTGAGTGCAACGCACTCATGAGCGTGTTTAATGGGCACTTACCTCCCGTCATTTCTATGAAATCGATGCTCGGACACACAATGGGCGCATCAAGCGCCTTGGCTGTCATCGGCTGCTTGCTTGCGATGGAAAACCAGGTGATTCCCCCAACCATCAACTTCGAGACGCCTGATCCTGAATGTCCTGTTGATTGTGTACCAAATAGGGCAAGGCAGGCACGTCTAGACGTGGTAATGAACGATGGATTGGCCTTCGGAGGAAACAACGCTGTTGTTTTGCTACGTCGTGTGAAACTTGATCGGCAATCAGCAGAATGA